The Oncorhynchus kisutch isolate 150728-3 linkage group LG20, Okis_V2, whole genome shotgun sequence genome has a segment encoding these proteins:
- the LOC109875524 gene encoding inactive tyrosine-protein kinase 7-like — translation MELPSTENNGFKESNLNSANRRRQGVMPTIHTTTLFLIFTKVLTVHAASFHFTKEPKSQDALHGRSAMLRCEVSDAEGVSYSWLQNGDAVNDTERRFREGGNLKFTYVDRVLDAGTFRCLAANNATGGEERSTEASFNIKWLESGGVTLKDPASKQDIESSAPVTFRCNIDGHPRPTCHWYRDGVRLPEKSHQINNKERTLTLPSASPDNNGLYYCCAKNPAGHVCSNVNFTLDIIDKSFPRPVVIPEDLVVMRNEEALLNCLFTAEPPPTQEWYHQDELITNKSRLVMLNNGSLLITQVKPRNTGLYKCVAKGPRGLPVTLEATVNLAEIEEMGPSQTRVFSANSLERVSCRPPRGHPEPDVWWERGGERVSSEGRVYQDGLELVFSPTQGEDSGLYTCVGQNKAGTRRQELTVTVATPPEWVTKPEDSQLEEGLPGYLHCHTRATPHPEVTWYRNFIPITAEDIRFKLYPNGTLRINSVEVYDNHLYMCRSQTEAGRVEGRARVFVLEKLKFTPTPQPSQCLELDKEGTVQCSAKGREIPTIQWTKADGSELPEHVVQTGGVLHFALVTRDDAGNYTCLASNSLQGQITAAVQLTVAVYITFNMEPEHTTVYQGHTAILHCQATGDPQPFIQWKKKDKFLEPRKSRFQKMPNGSLVIHDVSVEDTGSYTCIAGNSCNIGHTSAELYVVEKPVHHSLEDDEKAPYKMIQTIGLSVGAAVAYIIIVLGLMFYCKKRRNAKRLKGPEGEEAETEHLNGGTVQTNGQATAEIQEEVALTNMGTTASSSSNKRHSSHDKGHYPRANLTTITTLGKGEFGEVFLAKAKGIMSAGGRGSEDEEETVVLVKSLQTRDETLHLEFRREVEMFGKLGHPNLVCLLGMCREAEPHYLILEYAELGDLKQYLKMSKNEEKPKSHHLSTKQKVGVCLQVARGMEHLSNQRFVHKDLATRNCLISAKRQVKVSALGLSKDVYNDEYYHYRQAWIPLRWLPSEAVFEDDYSTKTDVWSFGVLMWEVFSLGELPHAALDHDKVLEELREGRGKLPLPQGCPSRVYKLMTRCWAPSPKDRSCFSDIVSALSELPSESKV, via the exons TTCTCACCGTTCACGCCGCCTCCTTCCACTTCACCAAGGAGCCCAAGTCCCAGGATGCCTTGCACGGCCGGAGCGCCATGTTACGCTGCGAGGTCAGCGACGCGGAGGGCGTGAGTTACAGCTGGCTGCAAAACGGCGATGCGGTGAATGACACGGAGCGCCGCTTTCGGGAGGGCGGCAACCTCAAGTTCACCTATGTGGACCGGGTGCTGGATGCCGGGACCTTCCGGTGCCTGGCCGCCAACAATGCCACGGGAGGAGAAGAGCGCTCCACGGAGGCGTCCTTCAACATCAAAT GGCTAGAGAGTGGTGGGGTGACCCTGAAAGATCCTGCATCAAAGCAGGACATCGAGAGCTCTGCCCCTGTGACGTTCCGGTGCAACATTGATGGACACCCACG ACCAACATGCCACTGGTACAGAGACGGCGTACGCCTGCCGGAGAAGAGCCATCAGATCAACAACAAAGAGCGAACTCTGACCCTGCCCAGTGCCAGCCCAGACAACAATGGCCTCTACTATTGCTGTGCCAAAAATCCAGCTGGGCACGTGTGCAGCAATGTCAACTTCACCCTCGATATCATAG ATAAAAGTTTCCCTCGTCCCGTGGTGATTCCTGAGGACCTGGTGGTGATGAGGAACGAGGAGGCCCTCCTTAACTGCCTGTTCACTGCTGAGCCCCCTCCCACCCAAGAGTGGTACCATCAGGACGAGCTAATCACCAACAAGTCCCG GTTGGTGATGTTGAACAATGGCTCCCTACTCATAACCCAGGTGAAGCCCAGAAACACTGGGCTCTACAAATGTGTAGCCAAAGGGCCCCGCGGACTCCCTGTCACTCTGGAGGCCACCGTGAACCTAGCAG AGATTGAGGAGATGGGCCCCAGCCAGACCCGGGTCTTCTCGGCAAACTCCCTGGAGAGGGTGTCCTGCCGCCCCCCTCGCGGCCACCCGGAGCCCGATGTGTGGTGGGAGCGGGGCGGGGAACGCGTCTCCTCAGAGGGCAGGGTCTACCAGGACGGACTGGAGCTGGTCTTCAGCCCCACCCAGGGGGAAGACTCTGGACTGTATACCTGCGTGGGCCAGAACAAGGCTGGTACCAGGAGGCAGGAGCTGACCGTCACCGTGGCCA CCCCTCCGGAGTGGGTGACGAAGCCAGAGGACAGCCAACTGGAGGAGGGCCTCCCTGGGTATCTGCATTGCCACACCCGCGCCACGCCCCATCCCGAGGTTACCTGGTACCGCAACTTCATCCCCATCACCGCCGAG GACATTCGCTTTAAGCTGTACCCCAACGGGACCCTGAGGATCAACAGCGTGGAGGTGTACGATAACCACCTGTACATGTGTCGGAGCCAGACGGAGGCTGGGAGGGTGGAGGGCCGGGCCAGGGTCTTCGTtcttg AGAAGCTGAAGTTCACCCCCACCCCCCAGCCCTCCCAGTGTCTGGAGTTGGACAAGGAGGGCACTGTGCAGTGCTCCGCCAAAGGCCGCGAGATCCCCACCATCCAGTGGACCAAAGCAG ATGGCAGTGAGCTGCCAGAGCATGTAGTACAGACCGGCGGCGTGCTCCACTTCGCACTGGTGACGAGGGACGATGCGGGCAACTACACCTGCCTGGCTTCCAACAGCCTGCAGGGCCAGATCACAGCCGCTGTGCAGCTCACCGTAGCAG tgtatATAACATTTAATATGGAGCCGGAGCACACCACTGTTTACCAGGGCCACACAGCCATTCTGCACTGCCAGGCCACCGGCGACCCCCAGCCCTTTATCCAGTGGAAAAAGAAAGACAAGTTCCTGGAGCCTCGCAAGAGCAG GTTTCAGAAGATGCCCAACGGTTCTCTGGTCATCCACGACGTGAGTGTGGAAGACACGGGAAGCTACACATGCATCGCTGGCAACAGCTGCAATATCGGCCACACATCGGCAGAGCTCTATGTCGTAG aGAAGCCTGTGCACCACTCGTTGGAGGATGACGAAAAGGCGCCATACAAGATGATCCAGACAATCGGCCTATCGGTGGGCGCCGCCGTGGCCTACATCATCATCGTCCTGGGCCTGATGTTCTACTGCAAGAAGAGACGCAACGCCAAGAGACTAAAGGGCCCCGAGGGAGAGGAGGCCGAGACAGAGCACCTCAACG GGGGCACGGTGCAGACCAACGGACAGGCCACCGCTGAGATCCAGGAGGAGGTGGCACTGACCAACATGGGCACCACGGCCAGTAGCTCCAGCAACAAGCGCCACAGCAGCCACGACAAAGGGCACTACCCCCGCGCCAACCTGACCACCATCACCACTCTGG GGAAAGGTGAGTTTGGCGAGGTGTTCCTGGCCAAAGCCAAGGGCATCATGTCAGCAGGAGGAAGAGgcagtgaggatgaggaggagacgGTGGTGCTGGTGAAGAGTCTGCAGACGCGGGATGAGACTCTGCACCTGGAGTTCCGCCGCGAGGTTGAGATGTTCGGCAAGCTGGGCCACCCCAACCTTGTGTGCCTACTGGGCATGTGTAGAGAAGCCGAGCCTCACTACCTCATACTGGAGTATGCTGAATTG GGGGACCTGAAGCAATACCTCAAGATGTCCAAGAACGAGGAGAAACCCAAGTCCCATCACCTCAGTACCAAGCAGAAG GTGGGGGTGTGTCTGCAGGTTGCCCGGGGGATGGAGCATCTATCCAATCAGCGCTTCGTCCACAAGGACCTAGCCACCCGCAACTGTCTGATCAGCGCCAAGAGACAGGTCAAGGTGTCTGCACTGGGGCTCAGCAAAGATGTCTACAACGA TGAGTACTATCACTACCGGCAGGCGTGGATCCCTCTGCGTTGGCTGCCAAGCGAGGCCGTGTTCGAGGACGACTACTCCACCAAGACGGACGTGTGGTCCTTCGGCGTGCTCATGTGGGAAGTGTTTAGCCTGGGCGAGCTGCCGCACGCTGCGCTCGACCACGACAAGGTCCTCGAAG AGTTGAGAGAGGGCCGGGGGAAGCTGCCCCTGCCCCAGGGCTGTCCTTCCCGGGTGTACAAGCTGATGACTCGCTGTTGGGCCCCCAGCCCCAAGGACCGCTCCTGCTTTAGCGACATCGTCTCTGCCCTCAGCGAACTGCCCTCCGAGAGCAAGGTGTAA